The Palaemon carinicauda isolate YSFRI2023 chromosome 37, ASM3689809v2, whole genome shotgun sequence genome contains a region encoding:
- the LOC137629572 gene encoding uncharacterized protein isoform X1, which produces MMRNYCEPKSFLCCITPKTGTFILGFGGAICSVLGIFGIIAAAFSKQGFSVCQNDNLPDREYPCMEIGMLLLAVSSIVAFANGTVSIALIYGVNKGIGHLMIPYIVLNGAQTFLTGLFTIALATIYGVNNFWIPFALVLIVGFIVVILWVHFLMVVYITRKEMIKPHQVEPAESETDIWKTDVP; this is translated from the exons ATGATGAGGAATTACTGCGAACCGAAGTCGTTCTTATGCTGCATAACTCCGAAGACAGGCACGTTCATCCTCGGCTTCGGAGGGGCG ATATGTTCTGTACTTGGGATATTTGGCATTATAGCAGCGGCGTTTTCAAAGCAGGGTTTCTCAGTGTGTCAAAATGACAATTTGCCTGATCGGGAATATCCCTGCATGGAAATTG GTATGCTCCTCTTAGCTGTTAGTTCTATTGTAGCCTTCGCCAACGGAACAGTCAGTATTGCACTCATCTATGGAGTAAATAAG GGTATAGGTCATCTCATGATCCCGTATATTGTCCTCAATGGAGCGCAGACATTTCTCACAGGACTCTTCACAATTGCCTTGGCAACGATTTATGGAGTCAACAATTTTTGGATACCGTTCGCCCTTGTGTTGATCGTCGGATTCATAGTCGTAATCCTTTGGGTGCACTTTCTCATGGTCGTATACATTACGAGGAAAGAG atgaTCAAACCTCATCAAGTAGAACCAGCAGAATCAGAAACAGACATTTGGAAAACTGATGTTCCCTAG
- the LOC137629572 gene encoding uncharacterized protein isoform X2, with product MMRNYCEPKSFLCCITPKTGTFILGFGGAICSVLGIFGIIAAAFSKQGFSVCQNDNLPDREYPCMEIGMLLLAVSSIVAFANGTVSIALIYGVNKGIGHLMIPYIVLNGAQTFLTGLFTIALATIYGVNNFWIPFALVLIVGFIVVILWVHFLMVVYITRKEIITSDEEAPSTTGSELWNR from the exons ATGATGAGGAATTACTGCGAACCGAAGTCGTTCTTATGCTGCATAACTCCGAAGACAGGCACGTTCATCCTCGGCTTCGGAGGGGCG ATATGTTCTGTACTTGGGATATTTGGCATTATAGCAGCGGCGTTTTCAAAGCAGGGTTTCTCAGTGTGTCAAAATGACAATTTGCCTGATCGGGAATATCCCTGCATGGAAATTG GTATGCTCCTCTTAGCTGTTAGTTCTATTGTAGCCTTCGCCAACGGAACAGTCAGTATTGCACTCATCTATGGAGTAAATAAG GGTATAGGTCATCTCATGATCCCGTATATTGTCCTCAATGGAGCGCAGACATTTCTCACAGGACTCTTCACAATTGCCTTGGCAACGATTTATGGAGTCAACAATTTTTGGATACCGTTCGCCCTTGTGTTGATCGTCGGATTCATAGTCGTAATCCTTTGGGTGCACTTTCTCATGGTCGTATACATTACGAGGAAAGAG ATCATCACTTCTGATGAAGAGGCACCTTCAACCACCGGCTCTGAACTGTGGAATAGGTAG